One segment of Curtobacterium poinsettiae DNA contains the following:
- a CDS encoding MerR family transcriptional regulator: MSASTGPDGAAAKAPHAITEMARSAGVSSRTLRHYEAVGLLPATAVGAGGLRRYDDRALVRLQRILLLRGLGLGLPAIARRLDDEADDVAALTAHLTWLEHERDRLARQLAAVRTTVARVERGEDLTAADAFAGFPPTRLPAS; this comes from the coding sequence ATGAGCGCATCGACAGGCCCGGACGGCGCAGCTGCGAAAGCTCCCCACGCCATCACCGAGATGGCGCGTTCCGCCGGTGTGTCGAGTCGGACCCTGCGGCACTACGAGGCCGTCGGGCTGCTGCCGGCCACGGCCGTCGGCGCGGGCGGGCTCCGGCGTTACGACGACCGTGCGCTCGTCCGGTTGCAGCGCATCCTGCTGTTGCGCGGGCTCGGACTCGGGCTGCCCGCGATCGCGCGACGACTCGACGACGAGGCCGACGACGTCGCGGCGCTCACGGCACACCTGACGTGGCTCGAGCACGAACGGGACCGACTGGCCCGGCAGCTCGCGGCCGTGCGCACCACCGTGGCGCGCGTCGAACGCGGGGAGGACCTGACGGCGGCCGACGCGTTCGCCGGCTTCCCGCCGACACGGCTGCCGGCTTCCTGA
- a CDS encoding PadR family transcriptional regulator: MSPVFAHGHLRLYLLVLLADHPMHGYELIQALGDRFGGTYVPSAGTVYPRLAKLEDDGLVTKTADGRKTVYAITDAGRAELAARADEIAAVESGVSDSVKSLADGVRASVGEAMRSLRADLAAAAESPATGSAEEPVSVPSDSARALRELEMALSSFRQQVRADLRRRATRGTLGADTVTRLRDGLEALRKSL, translated from the coding sequence ATGAGCCCCGTCTTCGCCCACGGCCACCTGCGCCTCTACCTGCTCGTCCTGCTGGCCGACCACCCGATGCACGGCTACGAGCTCATCCAGGCACTCGGGGACCGCTTCGGCGGCACCTACGTGCCGAGCGCCGGCACCGTCTACCCTCGGCTCGCCAAGCTCGAGGACGACGGACTGGTCACGAAGACCGCCGACGGCCGCAAGACCGTCTACGCGATCACGGACGCCGGCCGTGCCGAGCTCGCGGCGCGTGCCGACGAGATCGCCGCGGTCGAGTCCGGCGTGAGCGACTCGGTCAAGTCGTTGGCCGACGGCGTGCGCGCCTCGGTCGGCGAGGCCATGCGGTCGCTCCGTGCCGACCTGGCCGCCGCCGCCGAGAGTCCGGCGACCGGTTCCGCCGAGGAGCCCGTGTCCGTGCCGTCGGACAGCGCCCGCGCCCTGCGCGAGCTCGAGATGGCCCTGTCGTCGTTCCGGCAACAGGTGCGCGCGGACCTGCGCCGTCGAGCGACCCGCGGGACGCTCGGTGCGGACACCGTGACGCGTCTGCGTGACGGCCTGGAGGCGCTGCGCAAGTCGCTCTGA
- a CDS encoding DUF4097 family beta strand repeat-containing protein, with protein sequence MAQEKWLVDEPKVIDTGIVRTVRVGLVGGQVDVVAHDEPTARVEIHSVSGKQMLIEVDGDTLTVDHPQVRWDDPIGFLKSFRGKAHADVSILVPRDAGITLGVVSAGALLSGTNRGATLNTVSGDLVVDGVAGDVTVNAVSGATTIRDLDGALAVHTVSGDVVATGEIPRFQADGVSADVVLDLHEVPESARVNTVSGSVSVRLADGVAYKCTVNTATGKLQFDDAEIRGVRGSYVKQGGELSGQWLDLRVNSVSGDIAVLHAPPVAEPTPPTTPTTPPTTPTNESEVPE encoded by the coding sequence ATGGCGCAGGAGAAGTGGCTCGTCGACGAGCCCAAGGTCATCGACACCGGCATCGTGCGCACCGTGCGTGTCGGCCTCGTCGGCGGGCAGGTGGACGTCGTCGCACACGACGAACCCACGGCCCGGGTCGAGATCCACAGCGTGTCCGGCAAGCAGATGCTCATCGAGGTCGACGGCGACACCCTCACCGTCGACCACCCCCAGGTCCGGTGGGACGACCCCATCGGGTTCCTGAAGTCCTTCCGCGGCAAGGCCCACGCCGACGTCAGCATCCTGGTCCCCCGCGACGCCGGCATCACGCTCGGTGTCGTCTCGGCCGGTGCACTGCTGTCCGGCACGAACCGCGGGGCGACGCTCAACACGGTGTCCGGCGACCTGGTCGTCGACGGCGTCGCGGGTGACGTCACGGTCAACGCCGTCTCGGGAGCCACCACGATCCGCGACCTCGACGGCGCGCTCGCGGTGCACACCGTCTCCGGCGACGTCGTGGCCACCGGCGAGATCCCGCGGTTCCAGGCCGACGGCGTCTCGGCCGACGTCGTGCTCGACCTGCACGAGGTCCCCGAGTCCGCCCGCGTCAACACGGTGTCCGGGTCGGTGAGCGTCCGCCTGGCGGACGGCGTCGCCTACAAGTGCACGGTGAACACCGCGACCGGCAAGCTGCAGTTCGACGACGCCGAGATCCGCGGGGTGCGCGGTTCGTACGTCAAGCAGGGCGGCGAGCTGTCCGGCCAGTGGCTCGACCTGCGGGTGAACTCGGTCTCCGGCGACATCGCCGTGCTGCACGCCCCGCCGGTCGCCGAGCCGACACCCCCGACGACGCCGACCACGCCGCCGACCACCCCGACGAACGAGAGCGAGGTGCCCGAATGA
- a CDS encoding YczE/YyaS/YitT family protein has product MPRRTARTLRFVQLLVGLFLYGASTALQVRAVVGVSSWTVLTQGLENVVPWSFGVITVVSSGVILLLWIPLRQKPGIGTLLNALAIGPSADLVLWLMPEPSGLLARIALFAAGLALLAVATAFYIGAGFGTGARDGLMVGLHERFGWPLWLARTLVEVSVVIVGWVLGGNVGAGTVVAAFAIGPMVQPLMPHFRRFPWSPERTAAAPAPSVAAPAREARPTPDTPAS; this is encoded by the coding sequence ATGCCCCGCCGCACCGCCCGCACCCTGCGCTTCGTCCAGCTCCTCGTCGGACTGTTCCTCTACGGCGCCTCGACCGCACTGCAGGTCCGCGCGGTGGTCGGTGTGAGTTCGTGGACCGTGCTGACCCAGGGGCTCGAGAACGTCGTGCCGTGGTCGTTCGGCGTCATCACGGTGGTGTCGAGCGGCGTCATCCTGCTGCTGTGGATCCCGCTGCGCCAGAAGCCGGGCATCGGGACGCTGCTGAACGCCCTGGCGATCGGGCCGAGCGCCGACCTGGTGCTCTGGCTCATGCCGGAGCCGTCCGGACTGCTCGCCCGGATCGCCCTGTTCGCCGCGGGCCTGGCGCTGCTCGCCGTCGCGACGGCGTTCTACATCGGAGCGGGGTTCGGCACCGGCGCGCGTGACGGCCTGATGGTCGGGCTGCACGAGCGCTTCGGCTGGCCACTCTGGCTCGCGCGCACCCTGGTCGAGGTGTCGGTCGTCATCGTGGGCTGGGTCCTCGGCGGGAACGTCGGCGCCGGCACCGTCGTCGCCGCCTTCGCGATCGGCCCGATGGTCCAGCCGCTCATGCCGCACTTCCGCCGGTTCCCGTGGAGCCCCGAGCGCACGGCAGCAGCGCCCGCTCCGAGCGTCGCCGCACCGGCCCGGGAGGCCCGCCCCACCCCCGACACGCCCGCTTCGTGA
- a CDS encoding PLP-dependent aminotransferase family protein, whose translation MPPVLISARAASHLLTDWRAGTDAPAYEALADALRVLVIDGRVAQGVRLPAERGLAAALGVSRTTVANAYARLRSDGFLVSVRGSGSVVHLPRDLVGRPDPERLGGVVEGDLLDLRKAALHAAPGIDEAVERAVRHVPAALAGIGYDTVGDPGLRAAIAARYTERGLPTEPTQVIVTIGAQHAIALLARVLVRRGDAVLVESPTYPHAHEAFREVGGRLVGVPVDARTGWDAAALETTLRRTAPSVAYVMPELHNPTGATMSASTRQLLLSVASSVGTIVIADETMGELRIDGSPSPPLASADPSGASVVMIGSAAKVFWGGLRIGWIRADPALLQRLLLARPTGDLGTPVLDQLVVRELVPRTAAVLEARRASLREGRDAVVGALRARLPEWDVPAPAGGLTTWVGLGRPVSSALVLATRAEGVVLASGGVFGPDGGFERFLRVPFTMAPADRGRLVDVLSRSWERVGGESSGVRGSLAAVV comes from the coding sequence GTGCCCCCTGTCCTGATCAGTGCCCGTGCCGCCTCCCACCTGCTGACCGACTGGCGCGCCGGCACCGACGCGCCCGCGTACGAGGCGCTCGCCGACGCCCTCCGGGTCCTCGTCATCGACGGGCGGGTCGCCCAGGGTGTCCGGCTGCCGGCCGAGCGCGGCCTGGCCGCGGCCCTCGGCGTCTCGCGCACCACCGTCGCGAACGCCTACGCCCGGCTGCGCTCCGACGGCTTCCTGGTGTCCGTCCGTGGCTCCGGCAGCGTGGTCCACCTGCCCCGTGACCTGGTCGGCCGGCCCGACCCCGAACGCCTGGGCGGGGTCGTCGAGGGGGACCTGCTCGACCTGCGCAAGGCGGCCCTGCACGCGGCCCCCGGCATCGACGAGGCGGTCGAGCGGGCGGTCCGGCACGTCCCGGCGGCGCTCGCCGGGATCGGCTACGACACCGTCGGCGACCCCGGCCTCCGCGCCGCGATCGCCGCGCGCTACACCGAGCGCGGACTGCCGACCGAGCCCACCCAGGTCATCGTCACGATCGGCGCGCAGCACGCGATCGCCCTGCTCGCGCGGGTGCTCGTCCGCCGCGGCGACGCCGTGCTCGTCGAGTCCCCGACCTACCCGCACGCGCACGAGGCCTTCCGCGAGGTCGGCGGCCGCCTGGTCGGCGTCCCCGTCGACGCGCGGACGGGGTGGGACGCCGCCGCGCTCGAGACGACGCTGCGTCGCACCGCGCCCTCCGTCGCGTACGTCATGCCCGAGCTCCACAACCCGACCGGTGCGACCATGTCCGCGTCGACCCGCCAGCTCCTGCTGTCGGTCGCGTCCTCGGTCGGCACGATCGTCATCGCGGACGAGACGATGGGGGAGCTCCGGATCGACGGATCGCCGTCACCGCCCTTGGCGTCGGCGGACCCGTCGGGGGCATCGGTCGTGATGATCGGTTCCGCCGCGAAGGTGTTCTGGGGCGGGCTGCGGATTGGCTGGATCCGCGCCGACCCGGCGCTGCTGCAGCGGCTGCTGCTCGCCCGCCCGACGGGCGACCTCGGCACCCCCGTGCTCGACCAGCTGGTCGTGCGCGAGCTGGTCCCGCGGACGGCGGCCGTCCTGGAGGCGCGGCGTGCGTCCCTGCGCGAAGGTCGCGACGCGGTCGTGGGGGCGCTCCGGGCGCGGCTCCCGGAGTGGGACGTCCCGGCACCGGCGGGCGGGTTGACGACGTGGGTGGGTCTCGGTCGGCCGGTGTCGAGCGCGCTCGTGCTCGCCACGCGGGCCGAGGGCGTGGTGCTGGCCTCGGGCGGGGTGTTCGGGCCGGACGGCGGGTTCGAGCGGTTCCTGCGGGTGCCGTTCACGATGGCCCCGGCCGACCGGGGGCGGTTGGTCGACGTGCTGTCGCGGTCGTGGGAACGGGTGGGCGGCGAGTCGAGCGGCGTGCGGGGGTCGTTGGCGGCGGTGGTCTGA
- a CDS encoding DUF6518 family protein has translation MNATLSAGTPSAVPTPVDPPAAVPAVVRVTIALSGAFLAGVLTSFGQAVPALAAVSNSAGPWFLVAALLCLVAGVRGGRVALPLAMVLGVVLLELMHVGYWAATVLRGFPDVLSITNPWVLLGVPAGLLAGAAAVAVRSRDARWRAGALGVTAAVLVGEGIRGLLQVAVTTGHVTWVVEIVVGVALLGIGVLGTRSPVGRVVALGTGVVGTVAVLGAYLVLGGS, from the coding sequence ATGAACGCCACCCTGTCCGCCGGAACCCCCTCGGCTGTGCCGACGCCCGTCGATCCGCCCGCGGCGGTCCCCGCCGTGGTGCGGGTCACCATCGCGCTGAGCGGGGCGTTCCTGGCGGGCGTCCTGACCTCGTTCGGGCAGGCGGTGCCCGCTCTCGCCGCCGTGTCGAACTCGGCCGGACCGTGGTTCCTCGTCGCCGCGCTGCTGTGCCTGGTGGCCGGAGTACGAGGGGGCCGGGTCGCCCTGCCGCTGGCGATGGTGCTCGGCGTCGTGCTCCTCGAGCTCATGCACGTCGGGTACTGGGCCGCGACGGTCCTGCGCGGGTTCCCCGACGTGCTGTCGATCACGAACCCCTGGGTGCTGCTCGGGGTGCCGGCCGGGCTGCTGGCCGGAGCGGCCGCCGTGGCGGTGCGGTCCCGCGATGCCCGGTGGCGAGCGGGGGCGCTCGGTGTGACGGCCGCGGTGCTCGTCGGGGAGGGGATCCGCGGGCTGCTGCAGGTCGCCGTGACGACGGGGCACGTCACCTGGGTCGTCGAGATCGTCGTCGGGGTGGCGCTCCTGGGCATCGGGGTGCTCGGCACACGGTCGCCCGTGGGGCGCGTGGTGGCGCTCGGCACCGGGGTGGTCGGGACCGTCGCGGTGCTCGGGGCGTACCTGGTGCTCGGCGGCTCCTGA